From a region of the Aeoliella mucimassa genome:
- the cas8c gene encoding type I-C CRISPR-associated protein Cas8c/Csd1: MILQALNHLYERLAADPTADVAEYGFSVQKASFCVVIAPDTTSFEVQSLLRQEDKNELPARVFVPGTGARSGSKAPPSFLWDNPAYVFGISPKGKSDNWAKQRFEAFRDFHVSLLNEIRSPAYEAFCSFLNYLTPNDSRVDTNKLGTYFGVFRLRGEQQYIHEESTIKKWWKDRWLEQELSKSSTQSTCLVSGKLEPIAESHFPKIKGVKDKPGKPSEKYLVAVDKQFRSAESYGKRCNYNSPVSQRAAFQYTTALNRLLDPAMGRRFSIGDTSVVCWTAEPSPAEDWVVEMFNPSPRAEDETELGKVKSVLDAISKGKYPTEFGPPDTPFYILGLAPNAARISVRFWHVSTVGQFVENLRKHFADLEICRGPQDLPYPPLWRLLRETVRDAKDIPDVMEGAVARALLTGGPYPQMFYTALLRRIRADREVRYVRAAALKACLIRIYEQEIPMSLDEERSDPAYQLGRLFAELEKTQEDALPGINDTIKDRYFGAASSTPATVFPRLIRMNQHHLGKLEKGKRVYHERRIQQIADMLDSFPAHFSLQEQGLFAIGYYHQRQSLFTKKSQDASAEVSE; the protein is encoded by the coding sequence ATGATCCTGCAAGCCCTCAACCATCTGTACGAGCGTCTGGCCGCCGATCCCACCGCCGATGTGGCGGAGTACGGATTCAGCGTGCAGAAAGCTTCTTTTTGCGTGGTGATTGCCCCTGACACTACCTCATTTGAGGTCCAATCCTTACTTCGTCAAGAAGATAAGAATGAGTTGCCGGCCAGAGTTTTCGTTCCTGGAACAGGTGCTCGTAGTGGATCCAAGGCACCACCCTCTTTTCTCTGGGATAACCCCGCATACGTCTTCGGTATTTCCCCGAAGGGCAAATCAGATAATTGGGCTAAGCAACGATTCGAAGCATTCCGTGACTTTCACGTTTCATTGCTCAATGAGATTAGATCACCGGCATATGAAGCGTTCTGTTCATTCCTGAATTATCTAACGCCGAACGACTCGCGCGTAGACACGAATAAGCTGGGAACCTATTTCGGAGTATTCCGACTTCGTGGTGAGCAGCAATACATCCACGAAGAGTCAACAATCAAGAAGTGGTGGAAAGATCGTTGGCTGGAACAAGAGTTATCCAAGAGTTCAACACAGTCAACTTGTCTTGTCTCAGGTAAACTGGAACCGATCGCTGAAAGCCATTTCCCAAAGATTAAAGGTGTAAAAGACAAGCCCGGCAAGCCCTCAGAGAAGTACTTGGTTGCCGTTGACAAGCAATTTCGATCAGCTGAGTCGTACGGCAAGCGGTGTAATTATAACAGCCCCGTTTCCCAGCGTGCGGCGTTTCAATACACCACGGCCCTCAATCGCTTGCTCGACCCGGCGATGGGCCGCCGGTTTTCTATTGGCGACACTTCGGTTGTCTGCTGGACCGCTGAGCCGTCGCCAGCCGAGGACTGGGTGGTCGAAATGTTCAATCCCAGTCCGCGGGCGGAGGACGAAACCGAGTTGGGCAAAGTCAAATCGGTGCTCGATGCTATTAGCAAGGGAAAGTACCCAACGGAGTTTGGCCCGCCCGATACGCCGTTCTACATCCTGGGGCTCGCCCCTAATGCGGCCCGCATTTCGGTCCGTTTCTGGCACGTTAGCACCGTTGGCCAGTTCGTGGAGAACCTGCGAAAGCACTTTGCCGATTTGGAAATCTGTCGCGGCCCTCAGGACCTACCTTACCCACCCCTTTGGCGATTACTGCGTGAGACGGTTCGCGATGCCAAAGACATCCCCGACGTTATGGAAGGAGCCGTTGCCCGGGCGTTGCTCACCGGCGGCCCCTATCCCCAAATGTTTTACACCGCCCTGTTGCGGCGAATTCGCGCCGACCGCGAGGTCCGCTACGTCCGAGCGGCGGCGCTGAAAGCTTGTCTCATTCGAATCTATGAACAGGAGATCCCTATGTCGCTCGACGAAGAACGCTCCGACCCTGCTTACCAGTTGGGACGGTTATTTGCAGAGTTAGAAAAAACGCAAGAAGATGCCTTGCCTGGGATTAACGACACGATCAAGGACCGGTACTTCGGAGCGGCATCCTCCACACCGGCTACCGTGTTCCCACGGCTCATCCGCATGAATCAGCATCATCTAGGCAAGTTGGAAAAAGGTAAACGAGTTTACCACGAACGCCGCATTCAACAAATTGCCGATATGCTCGATTCGTTCCCTGCTCACTTCTCTCTGCAGGAGCAGGGGCTGTTTGCCATTGGCTATTACCATCAAAGGCAAAGCCTGTTCACCAAGAAATCTCAAGACGCCTCGGCCGAGGTCTCCGAATAG
- the cas7c gene encoding type I-C CRISPR-associated protein Cas7/Csd2: protein MIPRIDFIYLFDVKHGNPNGDPDAGNLPRVDPETGHGLVTDVCLKRKVRNYVGLVREEQPPFEIYVKEKAVLNSQHARAYEALGIPVDEKKRKSKGEKKAEEDKQLTEWMCKNFFDVRTFGAVMTTKVNCGQVRGPVQFTLASSMDPIVSQEHAVTRCAVTTEKEAEAQSGDNRTMGRKFTIPYGLYRAHGFINPHLAAKTGFGPDDLELFWKALEQMFETDRSAARGEMAPQALICFEHADALGNAPANKLFQRVTVTRNQSTEGPARSFADYDLRIDEAELPTGITISRRL from the coding sequence ATGATCCCTCGTATCGATTTTATCTATCTGTTTGACGTTAAGCATGGCAATCCGAATGGTGACCCCGACGCCGGCAACCTGCCGCGGGTTGACCCCGAGACGGGCCATGGCCTGGTAACCGATGTCTGCCTTAAACGCAAGGTCCGCAACTACGTCGGCCTGGTCCGCGAGGAGCAACCTCCGTTTGAAATCTATGTGAAAGAAAAAGCGGTGCTCAACTCGCAGCACGCTCGCGCCTATGAGGCGTTGGGCATCCCCGTCGATGAGAAGAAGCGGAAGTCCAAAGGTGAAAAGAAAGCCGAAGAAGACAAGCAACTCACCGAGTGGATGTGCAAGAACTTTTTCGACGTACGGACATTCGGTGCCGTGATGACCACTAAGGTGAACTGCGGGCAGGTCCGCGGGCCGGTGCAGTTTACCCTGGCTTCGAGCATGGATCCGATTGTTTCGCAAGAGCACGCCGTCACGCGCTGCGCAGTGACTACCGAAAAGGAAGCTGAAGCTCAATCAGGCGACAACCGCACCATGGGACGCAAGTTCACCATTCCCTACGGCCTGTACCGGGCGCATGGGTTTATCAATCCACACCTGGCGGCAAAAACCGGCTTCGGCCCCGACGATCTCGAACTGTTTTGGAAGGCCCTCGAACAGATGTTCGAGACCGATCGCTCGGCCGCCCGTGGCGAAATGGCTCCGCAGGCCCTGATCTGCTTCGAGCACGCTGATGCCTTGGGCAACGCGCCAGCGAATAAGCTGTTCCAGCGAGTGACGGTAACACGCAACCAAAGCACGGAGGGCCCTGCCCGGTCGTTTGCTGACTACGACCTCCGAATAGACGAAGCTGAACTGCCAACTGGCATCACCATCTCCCGGCGATTGTAA
- a CDS encoding IS630 family transposase, translating into MPKLNDEFCERMEDVLEQYEKPLDPNEPVVCLDEQPYQRVDDARPPEPAAPGKIAKQDYEYRRCGTCSVFVAVEPKAGKRFVQAKRHRKRADFARFVRDLLKRYPDAERVHLVMDNLNTHNEKSLIETFGEEAARPMLERIVWHFTPKHASWLNMAEIEISAIQRQCLGRRLASLDKVQSELSHCSRDRNRKKIKINWTFHRKDAKRVFPELYRK; encoded by the coding sequence GTGCCCAAGCTGAACGACGAGTTCTGTGAGCGGATGGAGGACGTCCTCGAGCAGTACGAGAAGCCGCTCGACCCGAACGAGCCGGTCGTCTGCCTCGACGAGCAGCCCTATCAGAGGGTCGACGACGCGCGGCCGCCCGAGCCCGCGGCACCCGGCAAGATCGCGAAGCAGGACTACGAGTACCGCCGCTGCGGAACCTGCAGCGTGTTCGTGGCGGTCGAGCCGAAGGCGGGCAAGCGATTCGTTCAGGCCAAGCGTCACCGCAAGCGAGCCGACTTCGCCCGGTTCGTCCGCGACCTCTTGAAGCGCTATCCCGACGCAGAGCGGGTTCATCTGGTGATGGACAACCTCAACACGCACAACGAGAAGTCGTTGATCGAAACCTTTGGCGAGGAGGCGGCTCGGCCAATGCTGGAGCGGATTGTGTGGCATTTTACCCCCAAGCATGCCAGTTGGCTCAACATGGCCGAGATCGAAATCTCGGCCATACAGCGACAATGCCTGGGACGTCGGTTGGCTTCGCTCGACAAGGTTCAAAGCGAACTCTCCCACTGTTCACGCGACCGCAATCGGAAGAAAATCAAAATCAATTGGACCTTCCATCGAAAAGACGCCAAACGCGTCTTCCCTGAACTCTATAGGAAATGA
- a CDS encoding helix-turn-helix domain-containing protein: MKKHIVCLDHQARGGLEQLARSGARAAQVVRRCQILLKSDSGCTDEEIAEHVGCTTRNVRAVRKRFCEEGVQRAVYDAPRSGRPPEFTKRQQQQVIALACSEPPEGRARWTLELLCEHAVKEGFVDSLSVTEVSLWLKEHDLKPWRKKLGACPS, translated from the coding sequence ATGAAAAAGCACATTGTTTGCCTGGACCACCAGGCCCGTGGAGGTTTGGAGCAGCTAGCACGCTCAGGCGCCCGCGCGGCGCAAGTGGTGCGTCGCTGCCAGATATTATTGAAATCGGACTCGGGATGCACCGACGAAGAGATCGCCGAGCATGTGGGCTGCACGACGCGCAACGTCCGAGCCGTCCGAAAGCGGTTCTGCGAAGAGGGCGTCCAGCGGGCGGTGTACGATGCGCCTCGCTCGGGCCGCCCCCCAGAGTTCACCAAGCGGCAGCAGCAACAGGTAATCGCCCTGGCGTGCAGCGAGCCGCCCGAGGGACGGGCTCGCTGGACGCTGGAATTGTTGTGCGAGCACGCGGTGAAGGAAGGCTTCGTCGATTCGCTCAGCGTGACGGAGGTCTCGCTGTGGCTCAAGGAACACGACCTGAAGCCGTGGCGAAAAAAACTTGGTGCGTGCCCAAGCTGA
- the cas2 gene encoding CRISPR-associated endonuclease Cas2, with translation MYVLVTYDVSTSTPEGKKRLSHVAKACLDYGQRVQNSVFEMKVDPAQWTTCKNRLISIVDEATDSLRFYYLGTNWQRRVEHFGAKGSYDIEGPLIV, from the coding sequence ATGTATGTTCTGGTAACCTACGATGTAAGCACCAGCACGCCTGAGGGTAAGAAGCGATTGTCCCACGTCGCCAAGGCTTGCCTCGACTACGGCCAGCGGGTACAGAACTCGGTGTTCGAAATGAAAGTCGATCCGGCCCAATGGACCACCTGCAAGAACCGGCTGATCAGCATCGTGGACGAAGCAACCGACTCGCTCAGGTTTTACTACCTGGGAACCAACTGGCAACGCCGCGTCGAGCACTTTGGGGCCAAAGGTTCGTACGACATCGAGGGGCCGTTGATCGTCTAG
- the cas1c gene encoding type I-C CRISPR-associated endonuclease Cas1c translates to MKTHLNTLYVTKQGAYLAKDGAAVVVRVDKKPQLRLPLHNLDGIVVFGHVGCSPALMAAAASAGVSISLLTEYGRFLAAIVGFTSGNVLLRREQYRRADDSEKTLALARSFVQGKLMNARTVLLRAARDANEGERKETLTATAKRLSGRLVEVNQATTTDILRGLEGEAATQYFAAFPSLLTRPAKAFNFTKRSRRPPLDPINALLSFVYSLLLHDVRSACEATGLDSVVGYLHRDRPGRPSLALDLMEEFRPYLADRLVFSLVNRQQVTASGFETQETGGVVMDDQTRKRVLVAWQERKQEEIKHPYTGDRMTVGLLPHIQARLLARHLRGDLDAYPPFIWK, encoded by the coding sequence ATGAAAACACATCTCAACACGTTGTACGTCACCAAGCAGGGGGCCTACCTGGCCAAGGACGGGGCTGCCGTGGTCGTGCGGGTCGACAAAAAACCACAGCTTCGTTTGCCACTGCATAATCTTGATGGCATCGTTGTGTTCGGCCACGTCGGTTGTAGTCCTGCTCTTATGGCCGCGGCGGCTAGTGCTGGCGTGTCGATTTCGCTGCTTACCGAGTATGGGCGGTTTCTGGCGGCCATCGTCGGCTTCACCTCGGGCAATGTCCTGTTGCGGCGCGAACAGTACCGTCGTGCCGATGATTCCGAGAAAACGCTTGCCTTGGCCCGCTCGTTTGTGCAGGGCAAGCTAATGAATGCCCGCACGGTGCTGTTGCGAGCGGCTCGCGATGCCAATGAGGGGGAACGAAAAGAGACGCTTACGGCCACCGCAAAACGCCTATCCGGCCGCTTGGTCGAGGTAAACCAAGCCACCACGACAGACATCCTTCGAGGATTGGAAGGAGAGGCCGCCACGCAGTACTTTGCGGCTTTTCCAAGTTTGCTTACCCGCCCCGCCAAGGCGTTCAACTTCACCAAACGCAGTCGCCGCCCTCCGCTCGATCCCATCAACGCCCTGTTGTCGTTTGTGTACTCGCTTCTGCTGCACGATGTCCGCTCGGCCTGCGAGGCCACGGGGCTCGACTCGGTGGTGGGCTACTTGCATCGCGACCGCCCCGGCCGGCCCAGCCTAGCGCTCGACCTGATGGAGGAGTTTCGCCCCTACCTGGCGGATCGACTGGTATTTAGCTTGGTAAATCGTCAGCAGGTAACTGCCAGCGGGTTCGAAACGCAGGAAACCGGCGGCGTGGTGATGGACGACCAAACGCGCAAGCGTGTGTTGGTTGCCTGGCAAGAGCGCAAGCAGGAAGAAATCAAGCATCCCTACACCGGCGACCGCATGACCGTCGGTTTGCTGCCGCACATTCAGGCCCGGTTGCTGGCCCGTCACTTGCGGGGCGACCTCGATGCCTACCCCCCGTTCATCTGGAAATAG
- the cas3 gene encoding CRISPR-associated helicase Cas3', whose product MPRSDVRYAHSLPGRPEEEWEILSVHLNNVSKLASNFASYIGAREWGALVGKWHDLGKYSDAFQCYLRTDQGEEAHLEHASGRVDHSTAGAQYAHISVQRFGRLLAYVVAGHHAGLADSVKLTERLIKDVEPWQAFAASELLTPPLLESPPLTLSHGDGKRGAFQLALFTRMLFSCLVDADRLATESFCDGQRAALRTTVPIASLKPLLDEFLYKLSNKAGPSFVQSQRQQVLQACRCASSLPPGLFSLSVPTGGGKTLSSLAFALDHAKQFDKRRVIVAIPYTSIIEQTADQYRQVFQSLGESALVEHHTNVDPHKETRQNRLAVENWDSPLVVTTNVQLLESLMASRTSPCRKLHRVAGSVIILDEAQTLPVGLLKPCLALLRELVADYSCSVVLCTATQPALDHREGFDIGLTGVREIMPEPQKLAAAMKRVEVERCGTLSDEQLVARLASEPSWLTIVNTRGYAADLFNSLHTSAGEDDGLFHLSTNMCAQHRSDCIQQIRSRLQMGQPCRVVSTQLIEAGVDLSFPVVYRAMAGLDSIAQAAGRCNRHGELPSLGRVYVFDPERPQPRGLLAATAATASEVAIDYDDLLDPEAVRRYFELHYWNHGQGQPIESRWDDKRVMECFPEERGQLAYDFREADQRFQLIEDNTTTLFVPHAEGKGLIEQMRQESPSRFLLRQLQRYTVGVREHVYAALEQAGDIELLESGYSILTNESLYSSRLGLRVDRPGYRDPEATIA is encoded by the coding sequence ATGCCAAGAAGTGACGTCAGATATGCTCATTCACTGCCAGGTCGACCTGAAGAAGAATGGGAGATACTCTCAGTTCATCTGAACAACGTTTCTAAACTGGCGTCCAACTTTGCATCATATATCGGTGCTAGGGAATGGGGGGCTCTAGTTGGGAAGTGGCATGACCTAGGCAAGTATTCAGATGCATTTCAGTGCTACCTTCGCACAGATCAAGGAGAAGAAGCTCACCTTGAACATGCATCAGGACGTGTCGATCATTCCACTGCGGGGGCTCAGTATGCACACATAAGCGTTCAGCGTTTTGGACGACTATTGGCCTATGTCGTTGCAGGCCATCACGCGGGGCTTGCTGATTCCGTAAAGCTGACTGAGCGACTTATCAAGGATGTAGAGCCATGGCAAGCGTTCGCTGCATCAGAGTTGTTAACGCCGCCATTACTTGAGTCTCCTCCTCTCACCCTGAGCCATGGCGATGGTAAACGCGGGGCGTTTCAACTGGCGTTGTTCACTCGGATGCTCTTCTCCTGCTTGGTGGATGCCGACCGACTGGCGACCGAATCCTTCTGCGACGGTCAGCGTGCAGCCCTGCGGACTACGGTGCCGATTGCCTCGCTTAAACCGTTGCTCGATGAGTTTCTGTACAAGCTTTCCAACAAGGCCGGGCCTTCATTTGTGCAAAGCCAGCGTCAGCAGGTATTGCAGGCGTGCCGTTGCGCGTCATCGCTGCCGCCGGGGTTATTTTCGCTCTCAGTACCAACTGGCGGAGGCAAAACGCTCTCCTCGTTGGCTTTTGCACTGGACCACGCCAAACAATTCGATAAGCGTCGCGTCATTGTGGCGATTCCGTATACCAGTATCATCGAACAAACCGCCGATCAGTATCGCCAGGTGTTCCAGTCGCTTGGCGAGTCGGCCCTGGTTGAGCACCACACGAATGTCGACCCGCACAAGGAGACTCGACAGAACCGGCTGGCGGTCGAAAATTGGGACTCCCCGCTGGTGGTGACGACGAATGTGCAATTGCTCGAGTCTCTCATGGCTTCGCGGACCTCGCCTTGCCGCAAGCTGCACCGTGTGGCTGGCAGCGTGATCATCTTAGACGAAGCCCAAACACTTCCAGTCGGGCTGCTGAAGCCCTGTCTGGCGTTGTTGCGTGAGCTGGTAGCCGACTATAGCTGCTCGGTGGTGCTCTGCACGGCGACGCAGCCCGCGCTCGACCACCGCGAGGGCTTTGACATTGGGTTGACTGGCGTCCGCGAGATCATGCCCGAGCCTCAAAAGCTGGCCGCCGCCATGAAACGCGTGGAAGTCGAGCGGTGTGGCACGCTGTCCGACGAGCAACTCGTCGCCCGACTGGCCAGCGAGCCATCATGGCTGACGATCGTCAACACGCGTGGCTATGCAGCAGACTTGTTCAATAGCCTGCACACTTCTGCAGGTGAAGACGACGGGCTGTTCCACCTGAGCACCAACATGTGTGCACAGCATCGTAGCGATTGCATCCAACAGATACGCTCGCGATTGCAAATGGGGCAACCTTGTCGGGTGGTAAGCACGCAGCTCATCGAGGCAGGAGTCGATCTGAGTTTTCCGGTCGTGTACCGCGCGATGGCGGGGTTGGACTCCATTGCCCAGGCGGCTGGCCGCTGCAATCGGCATGGCGAGCTTCCCTCGCTGGGCCGCGTCTACGTGTTCGATCCCGAGCGTCCCCAGCCCCGTGGCCTGCTCGCCGCCACCGCCGCCACGGCCAGTGAAGTCGCCATCGACTACGACGACCTGCTCGACCCCGAGGCGGTCCGGCGGTATTTCGAGCTGCACTACTGGAACCATGGGCAGGGACAACCAATTGAGTCGCGGTGGGATGATAAACGGGTTATGGAGTGCTTCCCTGAAGAGCGGGGGCAGCTTGCCTACGACTTCCGCGAAGCGGACCAGCGGTTCCAGTTGATCGAAGACAACACCACCACCCTGTTCGTGCCTCATGCGGAAGGCAAAGGGCTTATCGAACAAATGCGACAGGAATCCCCCTCGCGGTTCCTTCTGCGGCAACTGCAACGCTACACCGTGGGAGTCCGCGAGCACGTCTACGCCGCGCTCGAGCAGGCAGGCGACATTGAACTATTGGAATCGGGCTATAGCATCCTGACCAACGAATCCCTTTACTCGTCCAGGCTCGGTCTCAGAGTCGACCGCCCTGGTTACCGCGACCCGGAGGCGACGATTGCATGA
- the cas5c gene encoding type I-C CRISPR-associated protein Cas5c: MTRSPIALRVWGDYACFSRPECKVERLSYDVITPSAARGILEAIYWKPQVQWIVERIHVYREPEFTNLRRNEVASKASATNAQKAMKGTLAEPLALYADEDRQQRAATILRDVEYIIEARFDLLDDRDPVAKHYNMFKRRAEKGQCFHRPYLGTREFACHFAWVEGPIPESPLTGERDLSWMLGDMAYTPLGDKQVKQADSFCSHTRRPLKVEPQFFRAIMRDGVIEVPSHLYAPAEVTP; the protein is encoded by the coding sequence ATGACTCGTTCCCCAATTGCCCTGCGTGTGTGGGGCGATTATGCCTGCTTTTCCCGGCCGGAATGTAAAGTCGAGCGGCTCAGCTACGACGTCATCACCCCGTCGGCCGCGCGGGGCATCCTCGAAGCCATCTACTGGAAGCCGCAGGTACAGTGGATTGTCGAGCGCATCCACGTCTACCGCGAACCGGAGTTCACCAACCTGCGCCGCAACGAAGTGGCCAGTAAAGCGTCGGCCACCAATGCTCAAAAGGCGATGAAAGGCACACTCGCCGAGCCCCTGGCCTTGTACGCCGACGAAGATCGTCAGCAGCGGGCGGCCACGATTCTGCGCGACGTAGAGTACATTATCGAAGCCCGTTTCGACCTGCTCGACGATCGCGACCCGGTGGCCAAGCACTATAACATGTTCAAACGCCGGGCCGAGAAGGGGCAGTGCTTTCACCGGCCTTACCTCGGCACGCGGGAGTTTGCCTGCCACTTCGCCTGGGTCGAGGGGCCAATTCCCGAATCGCCTCTCACCGGCGAGCGGGACCTCTCCTGGATGCTCGGCGACATGGCCTACACGCCACTCGGCGACAAGCAAGTGAAGCAGGCCGACAGTTTCTGCAGCCACACCCGTCGGCCGTTGAAGGTCGAACCGCAATTCTTCCGGGCCATCATGCGCGATGGAGTGATCGAAGTGCCCAGCCACCTTTACGCCCCCGCCGAGGTAACGCCATGA
- the cas4 gene encoding CRISPR-associated protein Cas4, translating to MPHDEDDLLPISALQHLLFCERQCALIHVERLWEENRWTAEGQILHKKAHEGKPETRDRERITRGLPLRSYHLGLFGMADIVLWRPPPQQQSRSQTLRQAITSATADELTEWSITPVEYKRGRPKKNDCDRVQLCAQAICLEEMLGVQVPVGQLFYGTKRRRFDVEFTPQLRDTTAEAARRFHALMAAGITPTAMYEKKCDTCSLLEVCLPNTSSEQSAAMYIERVLKSAIASDLP from the coding sequence ATGCCCCACGACGAAGACGACCTGCTGCCCATTTCCGCGCTGCAGCATTTGCTGTTTTGCGAGCGGCAGTGCGCGCTGATTCACGTCGAGCGGTTGTGGGAAGAGAATCGCTGGACCGCCGAGGGGCAGATCCTGCACAAAAAGGCCCACGAAGGCAAGCCCGAGACTCGCGACCGCGAGCGAATCACTCGTGGCTTGCCTTTGCGGTCCTATCATCTGGGGCTGTTTGGGATGGCCGACATTGTCTTGTGGCGACCTCCCCCACAGCAACAGTCACGCAGCCAAACACTGCGGCAGGCCATCACCTCCGCCACGGCCGACGAGCTGACCGAGTGGTCCATCACGCCCGTCGAGTACAAGCGGGGGCGACCAAAGAAGAACGACTGCGATCGCGTGCAACTATGCGCCCAGGCGATCTGCCTGGAGGAGATGCTCGGCGTGCAAGTGCCGGTTGGTCAGCTCTTCTATGGCACTAAACGGCGACGATTCGACGTCGAGTTCACCCCGCAGCTCCGCGACACCACCGCGGAGGCCGCCCGTCGGTTCCACGCCCTCATGGCTGCTGGCATCACCCCTACGGCCATGTATGAAAAGAAGTGCGACACTTGTTCGCTGCTGGAGGTCTGCCTGCCAAACACCAGTAGCGAGCAAAGCGCCGCTATGTACATCGAACGAGTATTGAAGTCAGCAATCGCGTCCGACCTCCCATGA